The Gemmatimonadales bacterium genomic interval ATACCGAGCCATTTGGTTCTCCGCTCCCTTTGGAATCCAACTCAATTGATTGCTGCCCCGGCGGTCTGTACAGATGACTTCAGGCCGTCAAGCACCTGTCAGCGCCCCATGCACCAGTATGTGAGGGTCGATACCGCCTTCACCTCAACGCCCCCTTCTTCCCAATCCTCAGTGTGGCCCACAGCTGTGCAACAAAGGTCGTGGCCGTGTTCCCCTCAAGGTGCTCGGCGTTCCAGGTCTGGTTGACGCCGATGTTCCCCTGCACCCGCAGGTGGCCCTGCTGCCCGCGGACGCCCACGGCGACCCGTGCCGTCTTGGCTACCACGCCGCTCAGGAAACCGTCCAGTCCGTTCAGGCTCGGCGGAAAGGAGTCGGTGATCTGCGCCGCTCCCTGCCGCAGGAACGTCAACTCAGGCGTCACCACCCAATTCTCCCGCACCGGCCACGCCGTGGTCAAGGTCAATTGATCACCATCCACAAACTGGCGTCCAAGCCCGACGCCGATGTTGATATAGTCCTGTTCCGACTCGAACGTGCGGAATGCATAGGTGCTGACCTGGGTGTACAGGGCGCGCCAGCTGGCGCGCGAGCCTAGCGGGCCCATCGCACTCATGGTGAAGGCGTACCGGCTGGGGTAGGAGGCGGTGTCGCCCTGGTCGAACCACTTGAAGTCATCGATGGCCACCTGCCCTTCCAGCGCCACGCCACTGTTGAAGACGATCTTTCCGTCGCCCCCGATCATCACGTTCGATTCGTCGCCGGCCGAGAAGGTATTGCCGAGCAGGAATATCCCCACCGGCGTGATCCACTTGGCGTTCAGGTTCTCGTCCACCCCGGCGATGATGGCCGTCTGCCAGAGCGCCAGGTTGATCTTCGGCGTGACCTGGAAGCCAAGCCGCTGCGCCACCTGGTACCGGTGGATAACCTGGCCCGCCGTGTCGGACACGTCCTCCAGCTGGGCCACGATTCCCTGGAGCCGCAGGTCCCGGGTGCCGACGTTGAAGGCGCCGTGCGCAACGGGATAGCCCCAGCTGCTGGTCGGGATGCCCGGCACCCCCCGCGGCCCCCACTCCCGCGACAACGTGCCCAGAAAGAGCTCCGCCGGCTTCCACTGCGCCCCGATGTACGCCACCGGATAGCGATAGACCAGCTTGGTGGGCAGGGTGGCCCCCGTGATGTTGGCCGGCCAGTAGGGGTCGTCCCTGAGGCGGTTCTCCCCGTACAGCTCCGCGTGCGCCACCACCGGCCCGAACACCCCGAGAAATTCCAGGCTGCCGAATGGCCAGGCGCCGCCGTCACCCGCCGGGTGGACCGGATCCCGTGCGGCGTGGGTATAGGCCTGCGCGCCGAGTGCAAAGTCGACCCGCCCCCAGTACATGGTATCGGGGGGCGTCCAGAGCTTGAGCAGGCTGGCGGCCTGCGCGGAGTCTGACGCGCTCGCCTTCGGCGAAAGTGCCCGGAGCGCCGCGACCGCCTGCGCCTCGGTGAAGGGCCGCACCAGCGGCGTGGGGTCAGGAATGACTCCCCGGTCCACCAGCAGCTCGAACCGTGCGAGCCGCGGATCGTCGAGCTGGATGTACGGACTCCCCTGGGCCGCGGCGTTCGACGGCCTCCCGGCGAATGCACCCAGCGTGGCCGCCAGCACCACGAGGGTGTGATTGGGTCGCTTGCCGATCATGCGCAAGAATATCAGCGCCACCCCGGCCCCGGCGACCCCAGCGACAAAATCGGTCCACTGGGCGCTGCGGTACGGCAGGGCCCACTGCACCAGCTCGGTGCCTCCCGCCACCAGGACAGCCACCACCAGCACCCGCGCCGCCGCCGGGCCGCGATCGCGCTGGTACAGCAGGGCAAAGACCAGGAAGATCAGGAAATGGGCGACCGTGTCGTACTGCCGCGCCACCGACTCCACGCCTCGTGGCACCGGCAGGAGGAAGAGCAACGGCATCGCGAGAAGGTAGAGCACGAACAGCGCGTGCAGGCGGACGTCCCGCCGAGGGCTCGAGGGTGCCGACGGAGGCGGCGGGCTCTGTGTCGGGAGGCTCATCGATGTTCAAGATACTCGGAACCCGGATGCATGGCCTAGCGACCTGGGCCCCGGGATTCCACGAGCTCGTCTCTCCTTGACGCCCCCTCGGCGGCCCCTAAGTTCCCTCCATGCCTAAGTCACCGTCCCGGAACTGGTTGGCCCTCCTTGCCCTCCTGATCCTTGCCGCACCCCTCGCCGCCCAGCAGCCCACTCCGGAACAGGCCAAGGCCCTCATGGCCCAGCCCGGGGGCGCCGACTCGATCCGGGCACTGATCAAGAACTCCGGCCTCTCGCCCGACCAGATTCGCATCCGGCTGCAGGCCGCCGGCTACGACCCCGCACTGATCGACCCCTTCCTGAGTGACAAGCCGGGCTCCGACACCGTTTCCGTCACGGCCACGCAGCAGGCCGCCCTGACCGCGCTCGGGATCCGGCCCGACTCGGTGGTCAGTCAACCGGTGGACACCGGCCTCCGCGTCGTCGACTCGGTACCGCCGATCGGCGTGTTCGGCGTGGATGTGTTCCGCCGGTCCACCACGCAGTTCCTGCCGCTGCTTTCGGGACCGGTGCCGCCGGACTACCGGCTGGGGCCCGGCGACATGCTGGTCCTGATCCTGACCGGCGACGTGGAACTGACCTACCAGCTCGGCATCACCCGCGAGGGGTTCGTGGTCATCCCACAGGTGGGCCAGGTGTACCTCGCCAACCTGACCCTGGAGCAGGCCCGGAACACCCTCTATGACCGCCTGGGACGCGTCTACTCCGGGGTGAAGCGGGGCGCCAGTGCCACGACTCAGTTCGACCTCTCAGTGGCCAATGTGCGCGCCGCCCAGGTCTATGTGGTCGGCGAGGTGACCCAACCCGGCGCCTACCAGATCAGCGCCCTCGGCACCGTGCTGACCGCCCTCTACACCGCGGGTGGGGTGACGGAGCGGGCCAATCCGCGTGCGGTGGAGGTGCGCCGCGGCGGCAAGACCGTCGCCACCTTCGACCTCTACGACTACCTCCTCAAGGGCGACACCCGCGAGGACATCCGGATCGAGAACGGCGATGTGGTCTTCGTCGGGGTCCGGTCCCGGCGGGTGACGGTGACCGGCAACGTGCAGCGCCCCGCCATGTACGACCTGGCACCGACGGAAACACTGGCCCAGCTGATTGCCGCCGCCGGGGGCCTGGATGCGGAGGCCTCCCGCACCCGCATTTCGATCGACCGCATCGTGCCGCCAGCCGAGCGACGCTCGGGTGGACCGCACCGCGTGACCCTCGACGTGCCCCTCCCCGCCGGGTCCACCGAGATTCCGCCGGTGCCGATGGCGGACGGCGACAGCGTGACGGTATTCGGCGTGGCCCCCGCACAGCGGAACTTCGTGTCCATCACCGGCAACGTGTACAACCCCGGCCGCTTCGGAATGGAGCAGGGACTGACGCTCTCCCGGCTGGTCACACTGGCCGGCGGCTTCCAGCCGGCCACCTATTCGGGCCG includes:
- a CDS encoding SLBB domain-containing protein gives rise to the protein MPKSPSRNWLALLALLILAAPLAAQQPTPEQAKALMAQPGGADSIRALIKNSGLSPDQIRIRLQAAGYDPALIDPFLSDKPGSDTVSVTATQQAALTALGIRPDSVVSQPVDTGLRVVDSVPPIGVFGVDVFRRSTTQFLPLLSGPVPPDYRLGPGDMLVLILTGDVELTYQLGITREGFVVIPQVGQVYLANLTLEQARNTLYDRLGRVYSGVKRGASATTQFDLSVANVRAAQVYVVGEVTQPGAYQISALGTVLTALYTAGGVTERANPRAVEVRRGGKTVATFDLYDYLLKGDTREDIRIENGDVVFVGVRSRRVTVTGNVQRPAMYDLAPTETLAQLIAAAGGLDAEASRTRISIDRIVPPAERRSGGPHRVTLDVPLPAGSTEIPPVPMADGDSVTVFGVAPAQRNFVSITGNVYNPGRFGMEQGLTLSRLVTLAGGFQPATYSGRALISRLNEEDQTRRLFPVSLPKDSLTPWTDDPMLQDRDSVVIFGLLETRPVRTTTIAGAVNTPGRKPWEAGMTLRDLILQSGGLAPGASLAYAEIARLPEHRGNGQLATTIRVPLDSTYLFDRDSAGQYIGPPGRAFPASGAPEVPLEPWDNVLIFRQPDFEFQQTVSIGGEVVYPGTYALESRSERLSDLVKRAGGLTALAYPDGVWFVRDTGGVGRLNVNLPMAMAKPGSKEDLLLRGGDQIWVTQYQPSVRIEGAVVSPGSVLWEKGKSLNYYIDAAGGALPEGNAGRAAVRQSNGQTLAKRGGFLFFGGTNPKPNPGATVFVPLKEVKPPHDNTGMWLAIASIIASTATIIIALQP